From the genome of Deinococcus sp. AJ005, one region includes:
- a CDS encoding DUF4388 domain-containing protein, which translates to MQMLLTSGRDGLLSVDHVRGGQLWLERGEIVHARCGQLSGDPALQLLASLSSGSFIFEPGVSAPERSLHLHRDSALRRLFEETDAWEPLLRTFPDWQRRLRFTPRWSEAQPVTQPQFRALKLVSQELDIRSILERSGDSPRTVLEILRPFVMAGLIEEF; encoded by the coding sequence ATGCAGATGCTTCTGACCAGTGGCCGCGATGGGCTGCTCAGTGTGGACCATGTGCGCGGGGGTCAACTGTGGCTGGAGCGCGGCGAGATCGTCCACGCCCGCTGCGGCCAGTTGAGCGGCGACCCGGCCCTGCAACTGCTGGCCAGCCTGAGCAGCGGCTCGTTTATTTTCGAGCCAGGGGTCAGCGCCCCCGAACGCAGCCTGCACCTGCACCGCGATTCGGCGCTGCGCCGCCTGTTCGAGGAAACCGACGCCTGGGAGCCGCTGCTGCGGACCTTCCCTGACTGGCAGCGCCGCCTGCGCTTTACCCCCCGCTGGTCCGAGGCGCAGCCCGTCACGCAACCGCAGTTCCGCGCCCTGAAACTGGTCTCACAGGAACTGGATATCCGCAGCATTCTGGAACGCAGCGGCGATTCACCCCGCACCGTGCTGGAAATCCTGCGCCCCTTCGTGATGGCCGGGCTGATCGAGGAATTCTAG
- a CDS encoding TMEM175 family protein yields MPSPDSSMALFFRSPQRLEALSDGVFAIAITLLVLEIKAPQVGEHASPAALWRGLGQLWPSYLAYVLAFLPS; encoded by the coding sequence ATGCCCTCACCCGACAGCAGCATGGCCCTGTTCTTCAGAAGTCCGCAGCGATTGGAAGCCCTCAGCGACGGCGTTTTTGCCATTGCCATCACGTTGCTGGTACTGGAAATCAAAGCGCCACAGGTGGGCGAACATGCCAGCCCGGCGGCATTGTGGCGCGGCCTGGGGCAGCTCTGGCCCTCGTATCTGGCCTATGTCCTGGCGTTTTTACCATCCTGA
- a CDS encoding antibiotic biosynthesis monooxygenase, which translates to MIHEIALLHIRPGQTAEFETAFARAQQIIASMGGYVRHELQRCLEDDHKYALLVWWETLEDHTQGFRGSPEYGEWRSLLHHFYDPFPTVEHYARVDL; encoded by the coding sequence ATGATTCACGAAATCGCCCTCCTCCACATTCGCCCCGGCCAGACTGCCGAGTTTGAAACCGCCTTTGCCAGGGCGCAGCAGATCATTGCCAGCATGGGGGGCTACGTGCGCCACGAGTTGCAACGCTGCCTGGAAGATGACCACAAATACGCCCTGCTGGTGTGGTGGGAGACCCTGGAAGACCACACCCAGGGCTTTCGCGGTAGCCCGGAATATGGGGAGTGGCGTTCACTGTTGCACCATTTCTACGATCCGTTCCCGACGGTGGAGCATTACGCACGGGTGGACCTCTAA
- a CDS encoding PaaI family thioesterase, whose product MTLHPDLNFPAPEDFAHLTPEEVAARINGPQGDGLSGTLGARLGIRFLSVTRDCLRAEMPVEGNLQPAGRLHGGANLALAEELASVGSWINLDPRKQVAVGVDLSGTHVRGVSGGVVTGEATLAYRGRSVMVWTVEIRDGRGRLTSLARCTCNVVSVGN is encoded by the coding sequence ATGACCCTGCACCCGGATCTCAATTTCCCCGCCCCCGAGGACTTCGCCCACCTGACGCCGGAGGAAGTGGCCGCCCGCATCAACGGCCCGCAGGGGGACGGCCTGAGCGGCACCCTGGGCGCACGACTGGGCATCCGCTTTCTCAGCGTGACCCGTGACTGTCTGCGTGCGGAGATGCCGGTGGAGGGCAACCTTCAGCCCGCTGGACGGCTGCACGGCGGCGCGAATCTGGCGCTGGCCGAGGAACTGGCGAGCGTGGGTTCGTGGATCAATCTGGACCCCCGCAAGCAGGTGGCCGTGGGTGTGGACCTCAGCGGCACGCACGTTCGGGGCGTATCGGGCGGCGTGGTGACCGGTGAGGCGACGCTGGCGTACCGGGGGCGCAGCGTGATGGTCTGGACAGTGGAAATCAGGGACGGGCGCGGACGGCTGACCAGCCTGGCCCGCTGCACCTGCAACGTGGTGTCGGTGGGGAACTGA
- a CDS encoding DUF2231 domain-containing protein — protein MSLLPWQADQDKSSSVVEDAVVNHDAIEELAGKLQLALRGAEGLLPDGVTDILHGVPLGHPIHPILVHLPLGGWMIAGMLDFFPSQKSEETQRAADLALTLGTVGAVATIATGWTDWAGARGEARRTGLIHGLLNETAFFLNIGSIVARRKNKRGLGKVLSGTALGLALAGGFLGGELVYRHGLGVGKTLDHPQG, from the coding sequence ATGAGTCTTCTTCCCTGGCAAGCCGATCAGGACAAGTCCAGTTCCGTCGTCGAGGACGCGGTGGTCAACCACGACGCCATTGAGGAACTGGCCGGGAAACTTCAACTGGCCCTGCGCGGCGCGGAAGGCTTGCTGCCAGACGGCGTGACCGATATTTTGCACGGCGTTCCGCTGGGCCACCCGATTCACCCGATTCTGGTGCATCTGCCGCTGGGCGGCTGGATGATCGCCGGGATGCTGGACTTCTTCCCCAGCCAGAAGTCGGAGGAAACCCAGCGGGCCGCCGATCTGGCGTTGACGCTGGGCACGGTGGGCGCAGTGGCCACCATCGCCACAGGCTGGACCGACTGGGCGGGCGCACGCGGCGAGGCCCGGCGCACTGGCCTGATTCACGGCCTGCTGAACGAAACGGCCTTTTTTCTGAACATCGGCTCGATTGTGGCGCGACGTAAAAACAAGCGGGGGCTGGGCAAAGTGCTGTCGGGGACGGCGCTGGGGCTGGCGCTGGCCGGGGGCTTCCTGGGCGGCGAACTAGTCTACCGACACGGCCTGGGCGTGGGCAAGACCCTGGATCACCCGCAGGGCTGA
- a CDS encoding ADP-ribosylglycohydrolase family protein: protein MTDVTRTLFSLAAADALGAATEFKTPQAIASRYGPTFTDYQPGSVFGFAPGEATDDTQMVVATLLGYARKTGLEGVLAALREWLAAGPPDVGGLTGAALRFAALDGGVRAWQGSGFQSAGNGGLMRIAAVWITGYRGAELAHASAAVTALTHADPRCVYASVFLTAFLEALAGGQPYAGAAAAALQLTDDFDARAALLDAGLFGIDTRDAHTAFRDRERQARAEVRARVRSSLGGHLTSQSGFVLDTLEAAVKHAGADTWHACVEPAVLLGDDSDTVACVVGAVAGARGLEVPPHLLAPLRLGHTWPGWQRDWACTGHFPAVVQAAQAK, encoded by the coding sequence ATGACCGATGTGACCAGGACGCTTTTTTCGCTGGCAGCAGCCGACGCGCTGGGGGCCGCCACCGAATTCAAGACGCCCCAGGCCATCGCGTCCCGCTACGGGCCGACCTTCACGGACTATCAACCGGGCAGCGTGTTCGGCTTCGCGCCCGGCGAGGCCACCGACGACACCCAGATGGTGGTGGCGACGTTGCTGGGATACGCCCGCAAAACTGGCCTGGAAGGCGTGTTGGCCGCCCTGCGCGAATGGCTGGCGGCGGGGCCACCGGACGTGGGCGGCCTGACCGGCGCGGCCCTGCGTTTTGCGGCGCTGGATGGGGGCGTGCGCGCGTGGCAGGGCAGCGGCTTCCAGAGCGCTGGCAACGGCGGTCTGATGCGAATCGCCGCCGTGTGGATCACCGGATACCGGGGCGCTGAGCTGGCCCATGCATCGGCTGCCGTGACCGCCCTGACCCACGCCGATCCCCGCTGCGTGTATGCCTCGGTGTTTCTGACGGCCTTTCTGGAGGCGCTGGCTGGGGGGCAGCCCTACGCCGGGGCCGCCGCCGCCGCGCTGCAACTCACCGACGATTTCGATGCCCGCGCCGCCCTGCTGGACGCTGGCCTGTTCGGGATCGACACCCGCGATGCCCACACGGCGTTCCGGGACCGCGAGCGGCAGGCCCGCGCCGAGGTCCGCGCCCGCGTGCGCTCCAGCCTGGGCGGCCACCTGACCTCCCAGAGCGGTTTCGTGCTGGATACGCTGGAAGCCGCCGTGAAACATGCAGGGGCCGACACCTGGCACGCCTGCGTGGAACCCGCCGTGCTGCTGGGCGACGACAGCGATACGGTGGCCTGCGTGGTGGGAGCCGTCGCCGGGGCGCGCGGGCTGGAGGTGCCCCCCCATCTGCTCGCGCCCCTGCGCCTGGGTCACACCTGGCCGGGCTGGCAGCGCGACTGGGCCTGCACCGGGCATTTTCCAGCCGTGGTGCAGGCCGCCCAGGCAAAGTGA
- the gdhA gene encoding NADP-specific glutamate dehydrogenase, translating into MGSVQDFLNSVTHMNRNQPEFLQAVEEVMESLWPFLQEHPQYARQSLLKRLVEPERVIIFRVCWIDDSGGVQVNRGYRIQHSSAIGPYKGGLRFHPSVNLSILKFLAFEQTFKNALTTLPMGGGKGGSDFDPKGKSDLEVMRFCQAFMTELFRHIGADTDVPAGDIGVGGREIGYLTGMMKKLTNRADSVFTGKGLTYGGSLIRPEATGYGTVYFVQEMLEHEGRGMEGMRVSVSGSGNVAQYAIEKAMQLGAKVVTVSDSGGTAVDEDGFTPDKLATLMEVRNVQQGRVEEYARLVGAQYHAGARPWGVAVDVALPCATQNELDEDDAATLIKNGVVAVAEGANMPCTFEAAKRFEDSGVLYAPGKASNAGGVATSGLEMSQNAQRLHWTRDEVDARLHEIMRGIHRAALIHGRRPDGSLSYLQGANVAGFVKVAQAMLEQGVV; encoded by the coding sequence CTGGGCAGCGTGCAGGACTTTCTGAACAGCGTCACACACATGAACCGCAATCAGCCAGAGTTCCTTCAGGCCGTTGAGGAAGTGATGGAGAGCCTGTGGCCCTTCCTTCAGGAGCATCCGCAGTACGCCCGGCAAAGCTTGCTCAAGCGGCTGGTAGAACCCGAGCGCGTCATCATCTTCCGAGTGTGCTGGATCGACGACAGCGGCGGGGTGCAGGTCAACCGGGGCTACCGCATCCAGCACAGCAGCGCCATCGGGCCGTACAAGGGCGGGCTGCGCTTTCACCCCAGCGTCAACCTGTCCATTCTGAAGTTCCTGGCCTTTGAACAGACCTTCAAGAACGCCCTGACCACGCTGCCGATGGGCGGCGGCAAGGGCGGCAGCGACTTTGACCCCAAGGGCAAGAGCGACCTGGAAGTGATGCGCTTCTGTCAGGCGTTCATGACCGAACTGTTCCGGCATATTGGTGCAGATACCGACGTGCCCGCCGGGGACATCGGCGTGGGCGGGCGCGAAATCGGCTACCTGACCGGCATGATGAAAAAGCTGACCAACCGCGCCGACTCGGTGTTCACGGGCAAGGGGCTGACCTACGGCGGCTCGCTGATTCGCCCGGAGGCGACTGGCTACGGCACCGTCTACTTTGTGCAGGAAATGCTGGAACACGAGGGGCGTGGGATGGAGGGGATGCGCGTTTCGGTGTCCGGTTCGGGCAATGTGGCGCAGTACGCCATCGAGAAGGCCATGCAACTGGGGGCGAAGGTGGTCACGGTTTCAGATTCGGGCGGAACTGCCGTGGACGAGGACGGCTTCACGCCCGACAAACTGGCAACGCTGATGGAAGTTCGCAACGTACAGCAAGGCCGGGTGGAGGAATACGCCCGGCTGGTGGGAGCGCAGTACCACGCGGGGGCGCGGCCCTGGGGCGTAGCGGTGGATGTGGCCCTGCCCTGCGCCACCCAGAACGAGCTGGACGAGGACGACGCCGCCACCCTGATCAAGAACGGCGTGGTGGCCGTGGCCGAGGGAGCCAACATGCCCTGCACCTTTGAAGCGGCCAAACGATTTGAGGACTCAGGCGTGCTGTATGCCCCTGGCAAAGCCAGCAACGCTGGCGGCGTGGCCACCAGCGGCCTGGAAATGAGCCAGAACGCCCAGCGCCTGCACTGGACCCGCGACGAGGTAGACGCGAGATTGCACGAGATCATGCGCGGCATTCACCGGGCCGCCCTGATCCACGGACGGCGGCCCGACGGCAGCCTCAGCTACCTTCAGGGGGCGAACGTGGCTGGATTCGTGAAGGTGGCTCAGGCGATGCTGGAGCAGGGCGTGGTGTGA
- a CDS encoding Lrp/AsnC family transcriptional regulator, whose product MTATSPAPETTLPTAREQLLNRIQKNIPIVQRPYQVIAEEVGLSEAEALEILREVKAEGVLRQVSAIFDTRTLGYQSSLVAAVHDVDQLDAGAEIVNGHPGVSHNYRRNHDFNLWYTIAVPPESDLEAHVQKLHEMSGARLTRLMPTLHLFKIGVEFDMTGKEDWNAKSKPQYTSEQRNIGYEVTDLDRAFVTEFQKDLPVTEEPYADACAALGLSIAEVAAHAEKMKAAGALRRVSAVFRHQKAGFTFNAMGVWAVPQEDVSEVGRQMAEFKAVSHCYLRPTYPEWPYTIFTMVHGRSKEEAFGKIAAIEEEVANGVDYDILYSTKEYKKIRLEFYKPEFYEWERAHLA is encoded by the coding sequence ATGACCGCCACCTCGCCCGCCCCAGAAACCACGCTCCCCACGGCGCGTGAGCAGCTTCTCAACCGCATTCAGAAAAACATTCCCATCGTGCAGCGCCCTTATCAGGTGATTGCCGAGGAAGTCGGGCTGAGTGAGGCCGAGGCGCTGGAGATTCTGCGTGAGGTCAAGGCGGAAGGCGTGCTGCGACAGGTCAGCGCCATATTCGACACGCGCACGCTGGGCTATCAGAGCAGTCTGGTAGCGGCAGTTCATGACGTGGATCAACTGGACGCCGGAGCGGAAATTGTCAACGGTCATCCCGGAGTCAGCCACAACTACAGGCGAAACCATGATTTCAACCTGTGGTACACGATTGCTGTGCCACCCGAGAGCGATCTGGAAGCGCATGTGCAAAAGCTGCACGAAATGAGCGGCGCGCGCCTGACCCGGCTGATGCCCACGCTGCACCTGTTCAAGATCGGTGTGGAATTTGATATGACCGGAAAGGAAGACTGGAACGCCAAATCCAAGCCCCAGTACACCTCTGAGCAGCGCAATATCGGCTATGAAGTCACCGATTTAGACCGCGCCTTCGTGACCGAGTTTCAGAAAGACCTGCCTGTGACCGAGGAACCCTACGCCGACGCCTGCGCCGCGCTGGGCCTGAGCATCGCTGAGGTGGCCGCGCACGCCGAGAAGATGAAGGCTGCCGGAGCCTTGCGCCGCGTGTCTGCCGTGTTCCGCCACCAGAAGGCAGGCTTTACCTTCAACGCAATGGGCGTGTGGGCCGTGCCGCAGGAGGACGTATCAGAGGTGGGCCGCCAGATGGCCGAATTCAAGGCGGTCTCTCACTGCTACCTGCGCCCCACCTACCCGGAATGGCCCTACACGATCTTCACGATGGTCCACGGACGCAGCAAGGAAGAGGCATTCGGCAAGATCGCGGCCATTGAGGAAGAGGTGGCAAATGGCGTCGATTACGACATCCTGTATTCGACGAAGGAATACAAGAAAATCCGGCTTGAATTTTACAAGCCGGAATTTTACGAGTGGGAGCGGGCGCATCTGGCCTAA
- a CDS encoding GTP-binding protein — MIRSPSASPTPNPRIPIIVIGGFLGAGKTTLVNHLIRSLPHRLGVIVNEFGQAGVDGSLIERLQDDVTELTAGCLCCTGRDDLLRALVTISMREQKPDAVIVELSGVADPTPVLATLLERGVRAAFRVTTLVAVVDARHVLQTLREHPEAARQLAYANVVVLNKTDLADPEALARAEATLRGVNPLARVISVERGQIDADALLARDDFDPRVLDGQETETHAHTPDLKTFTLRVDRPLDPYEWQRFMTSFILARPAEVLRVKGWLDLHGYPQRILFQAVRDLFTADAWDDNKGGSELVFIGRGLEREEYATAFEACLTPDPADLIPD, encoded by the coding sequence ATGATTCGGTCCCCATCCGCCTCCCCCACTCCCAATCCGCGCATTCCCATCATCGTCATCGGCGGCTTTCTGGGCGCGGGCAAGACCACGTTGGTCAACCACCTGATCCGCAGCCTGCCGCACCGGCTGGGCGTGATCGTCAATGAATTTGGACAGGCCGGGGTGGACGGTAGCCTGATCGAACGGTTGCAGGACGACGTGACCGAGCTGACGGCGGGCTGTCTGTGCTGCACCGGGCGCGATGACCTGCTGCGGGCGCTGGTGACGATCTCGATGCGTGAGCAGAAACCCGATGCCGTGATCGTGGAACTGTCTGGTGTGGCCGACCCGACGCCCGTATTGGCAACGTTGCTGGAACGCGGGGTGCGCGCGGCCTTCCGGGTCACGACGCTGGTGGCGGTGGTGGACGCCCGCCACGTGTTGCAAACCCTACGCGAACACCCGGAGGCCGCGCGGCAACTGGCCTATGCCAACGTGGTGGTACTGAACAAGACCGATCTGGCCGACCCGGAGGCACTGGCACGGGCCGAAGCGACATTACGCGGCGTCAATCCGCTGGCCCGTGTGATCAGCGTGGAGCGCGGCCAGATCGATGCCGACGCCCTGCTGGCCCGCGACGACTTCGATCCGCGCGTGCTGGACGGCCAGGAGACCGAGACACACGCCCACACACCGGACCTGAAGACCTTCACCCTGCGCGTAGACCGTCCGCTGGATCCCTACGAGTGGCAGCGCTTCATGACCTCGTTCATCCTGGCCCGGCCTGCCGAGGTGTTGCGCGTCAAAGGCTGGCTGGATTTGCACGGCTACCCGCAGCGCATCCTGTTTCAGGCGGTTCGCGATCTGTTCACCGCCGACGCCTGGGACGATAACAAGGGCGGCAGCGAACTGGTCTTCATCGGACGTGGGCTGGAACGGGAGGAGTACGCGACGGCCTTTGAAGCCTGCCTGACCCCTGATCCGGCAGACCTGATTCCAGATTGA
- a CDS encoding right-handed parallel beta-helix repeat-containing protein, whose amino-acid sequence MYRMPFSPLRSLLMLLMFWLAAASAQAQIKLNSTADVLRVVVQVRPTGMPGVSGSGTLISPRGYVLTNWHVLAQDPNKLDSPVSKSALIFLSDTATASPTPRYLARTEIASASLDLALLRIVSDVNGDPVTSATVFPYVAVAKRDTIQLGATVNVWGYPGIAGPTITNTVGVVSGFTGENLQSNGDRWIKTDAKIDPGNSGGAGFIGSVLAYVPTKLTFRQMGEDKTLLSQQNWGRPADLLSELKVSVPGLMMADSRGAAAGSTPTNSPPSGSASASPALPKDGVARNSEQLTALIARGGTVKVARGTYALLDPIIVNRDLVLVGDGSKSTVITSNAADFVMTGEEEINLSLEGVTVRHTETRKAEVLYFKALKSLSLKDVVINGATIEKDIKGGGSGLWVEQVGTAILENVNSSDNAYQGVLIDDARAISVKDSTFARNGTEGINGKASDTFTVQSTTFIKNGGVGLAAFGDGRLTASKLEFDGNGRGVYCEIKICSARDVQVKSNFSSDKLNLFSCRKNANCIFTAVKVRNSDINAVYCGEDSKCELDGFDGIDTASNNSTLTCADDAECNFKNIKNRALNFTLFVTGRAKAKLSEAELDDRGWPNLVKGDAQLTISNSSFRTQGIVADENAQLTLSKVVFDRSANALLAKGRSSVTLSDIDFNEPGLIKDTTCSLLFTDQSTSVLANVKIDRAVERGLCVGGTSILNGAKIIIQNSHGSGMEIYERTRVGINDLKTKSNGGTGISSDSETELNIQKLYAEDNAGSGIYSLGRLILSDSSLINNKKFGVNLETSNASVFNSLVSGNTSGGISIGKFAPSIQGCEIRNNRIGIIHSRQISVIATPAMDGSYTLSDDYLSRIGKENSFRDNQVENIYTGIYGK is encoded by the coding sequence ATGTACAGGATGCCTTTCAGCCCACTTCGTTCACTGCTGATGTTGCTGATGTTCTGGCTGGCGGCGGCCTCGGCACAGGCCCAGATCAAACTCAACTCGACTGCCGATGTGCTGCGCGTGGTGGTCCAAGTGAGACCAACGGGTATGCCGGGAGTGTCTGGCTCCGGCACGTTGATCAGTCCACGGGGTTACGTGCTGACGAACTGGCATGTCCTGGCCCAGGATCCCAACAAGCTGGACAGCCCTGTTTCCAAATCTGCGCTAATTTTTCTCTCGGATACAGCGACCGCCTCACCAACGCCCCGTTATCTGGCCCGAACGGAAATTGCCAGTGCCAGCCTGGACCTGGCGCTGTTGCGAATTGTGTCAGATGTCAACGGAGATCCCGTGACGTCTGCAACAGTCTTCCCGTATGTGGCCGTCGCTAAACGGGACACCATTCAACTGGGGGCCACCGTCAACGTTTGGGGGTATCCAGGTATTGCTGGACCTACCATCACCAATACCGTGGGGGTCGTCAGTGGCTTTACCGGCGAGAACCTGCAATCGAATGGCGACCGCTGGATCAAGACCGATGCCAAGATCGATCCGGGAAACAGTGGCGGGGCCGGTTTTATCGGGAGCGTTCTTGCCTATGTTCCTACCAAGTTGACATTCAGGCAGATGGGGGAAGACAAGACGCTATTGTCGCAGCAGAACTGGGGGCGTCCAGCCGATCTGCTCAGCGAACTGAAAGTCAGTGTTCCGGGGCTGATGATGGCCGACAGTCGGGGCGCGGCAGCGGGCAGCACGCCCACCAACAGTCCGCCCAGCGGTTCGGCCTCGGCCTCCCCGGCCCTGCCAAAAGATGGAGTCGCCCGCAACAGTGAACAGCTAACCGCCCTGATCGCCCGTGGTGGCACGGTCAAGGTCGCGCGGGGAACATATGCGTTGCTGGACCCGATCATCGTCAACCGGGATCTTGTGCTGGTGGGCGATGGCAGCAAATCCACGGTGATTACCTCAAACGCGGCAGATTTCGTGATGACCGGCGAGGAAGAGATCAATCTTTCTCTGGAAGGGGTCACGGTGCGCCACACGGAAACGCGGAAGGCGGAAGTGCTGTATTTCAAGGCGCTCAAGAGCCTGAGCCTTAAAGACGTAGTAATCAATGGGGCCACCATTGAAAAGGATATTAAGGGCGGTGGATCAGGATTGTGGGTGGAACAGGTGGGAACTGCGATTTTGGAGAATGTCAATAGCTCTGATAACGCATACCAGGGCGTTCTGATAGATGATGCCCGTGCAATCAGCGTCAAGGATTCGACATTTGCCCGCAACGGCACAGAGGGAATCAACGGGAAGGCAAGTGACACTTTTACGGTGCAGTCCACAACCTTTATCAAGAATGGAGGCGTTGGCCTTGCTGCCTTTGGCGATGGGCGACTGACAGCCAGCAAGCTGGAATTTGATGGTAATGGACGTGGCGTTTATTGCGAGATTAAAATATGCTCAGCTCGTGATGTTCAGGTTAAAAGCAACTTCTCCTCTGATAAACTTAACCTTTTTTCTTGTAGGAAAAATGCCAACTGTATATTCACTGCTGTTAAAGTTCGGAATTCTGATATAAATGCAGTATATTGTGGAGAGGATTCAAAATGTGAACTTGATGGATTTGATGGGATTGATACTGCATCGAACAATTCTACATTGACTTGCGCGGATGATGCTGAATGCAACTTCAAGAATATCAAGAACCGCGCTCTTAATTTTACTCTCTTCGTTACTGGCCGTGCTAAAGCCAAACTGAGCGAAGCTGAACTTGATGATCGTGGCTGGCCGAATCTGGTTAAGGGTGACGCTCAGCTCACGATCTCGAACAGCAGTTTCCGCACCCAGGGCATCGTCGCCGATGAGAACGCTCAACTTACGCTGTCTAAGGTTGTGTTTGACCGGAGTGCCAATGCATTGCTTGCCAAAGGACGAAGTAGTGTGACACTCAGTGATATAGATTTTAACGAACCAGGACTCATTAAGGATACAACTTGCAGTCTACTTTTTACTGATCAATCAACTAGTGTGCTGGCGAATGTGAAGATAGATCGAGCTGTCGAGCGCGGCCTATGTGTGGGTGGTACATCTATTTTAAACGGGGCGAAAATTATTATACAAAATTCTCACGGTTCGGGTATGGAGATATACGAGCGTACAAGAGTAGGTATCAATGACCTTAAAACCAAATCAAACGGTGGAACCGGCATTTCCTCAGATAGCGAAACTGAACTAAATATTCAGAAGCTTTATGCGGAAGATAATGCTGGTAGTGGAATATATAGCTTAGGAAGATTGATTTTATCTGATAGTAGTCTAATTAATAATAAGAAATTTGGGGTCAACCTAGAGACATCTAATGCTTCTGTTTTTAATTCTTTAGTGAGCGGCAATACTAGTGGTGGAATATCTATCGGTAAATTCGCTCCCAGCATTCAAGGGTGTGAGATCAGAAATAATCGTATTGGCATCATTCATTCACGGCAAATATCTGTCATTGCGACACCTGCTATGGATGGGTCTTACACTCTTTCGGATGATTATCTAAGTAGGATCGGTAAAGAAAATAGCTTTAGAGATAACCAAGTCGAAAATATCTATACAGGAATATATGGGAAATAA
- a CDS encoding 2-isopropylmalate synthase, producing the protein MTQPQNQTQHQPQSNDRIIIFDTTLRDGEQSPGVALNHSQKLEIAHQLARLGVDVIEAGFPIASPGDLEGVSRIAREVRGPIITGLARAGKADIEAAARAVEAAGKPRIHTFIATSPIHMAKKLNLEPDAVVERAVQAVTLARSFVDDVEFSAEDATRSDWDFLSRIFKATVEAGATTINVPDTVGYTTPDEMRKLFAFLKAELPAHVILSSHCHDDLGMAVANSIAAAEGGARQIECTVNGIGERAGNASLEEIVMAFHTRADHYGYTTGIQTRELYRSSRMISRLSGMPVQPNKAIVGDNAFAHESGIHQDGVIKARETYEIMNAELVGREAAVLVMGKHSGRAAFRKALTDLGYADMPDDKVQHLFARFKDLADRKGQIFSDDLRALVDSRSDVPQTFSLEGFQITSGMNMTPVAFVRLQTPDGPIDATAHGDGPVEAAFGAINKITGLSPTLESYRIQAVTQGGDALGEVSISARHGETLLHGLGVATDVVEASARAWIRIQNMIVAGMGAERRQGEFAPGRI; encoded by the coding sequence ATGACACAGCCCCAGAATCAGACACAGCATCAGCCCCAGAGTAATGACCGCATCATCATCTTTGACACCACTCTGCGGGACGGTGAGCAGTCTCCCGGCGTGGCCCTGAACCACTCTCAGAAGCTGGAAATCGCGCACCAGTTGGCGCGGCTGGGCGTGGACGTGATCGAGGCGGGCTTTCCTATCGCCAGCCCCGGCGACTTGGAAGGCGTGTCCCGCATCGCCCGCGAGGTACGTGGGCCGATCATCACGGGTCTGGCGCGGGCCGGGAAGGCCGATATTGAAGCGGCAGCCAGAGCGGTAGAAGCTGCCGGGAAGCCCCGCATCCACACCTTTATTGCCACCAGTCCCATTCACATGGCAAAAAAGCTGAATCTGGAACCCGACGCCGTGGTGGAACGCGCCGTGCAGGCCGTGACGCTGGCCCGCTCCTTCGTGGACGACGTGGAATTCAGCGCCGAGGACGCCACCCGCAGCGACTGGGATTTCCTGAGCCGGATTTTCAAGGCAACGGTGGAAGCGGGTGCAACCACCATCAACGTGCCCGACACCGTGGGCTACACCACCCCCGACGAGATGCGGAAGCTGTTCGCGTTTCTGAAGGCCGAACTGCCCGCCCACGTCATCCTGAGCAGCCACTGTCACGACGATCTGGGCATGGCGGTGGCGAACTCCATCGCGGCGGCGGAGGGCGGGGCGCGGCAGATCGAATGTACGGTCAACGGCATTGGCGAACGCGCCGGGAACGCCAGCCTGGAAGAAATTGTGATGGCCTTTCATACCCGCGCCGATCACTACGGATACACCACGGGGATTCAGACCCGCGAGCTGTACCGCTCCAGCCGCATGATCAGCCGCCTGAGCGGAATGCCCGTGCAGCCCAACAAGGCCATCGTGGGCGACAACGCGTTTGCACACGAGTCCGGCATCCACCAGGACGGCGTGATCAAGGCGCGCGAGACCTACGAGATCATGAACGCCGAACTGGTGGGCCGCGAGGCCGCCGTGCTAGTGATGGGCAAGCACTCGGGACGCGCCGCCTTCCGCAAGGCATTGACCGATCTGGGCTACGCGGATATGCCGGACGACAAGGTGCAGCACCTGTTCGCACGCTTCAAGGATCTGGCGGACCGCAAGGGCCAGATCTTCAGTGACGATCTGCGCGCTCTGGTGGATTCCCGCAGCGACGTGCCACAGACCTTTTCCCTGGAAGGCTTCCAGATTACGTCTGGCATGAACATGACCCCGGTGGCCTTTGTGCGCCTGCAAACGCCGGACGGCCCGATTGACGCCACGGCCCACGGCGACGGCCCGGTGGAGGCCGCGTTCGGGGCCATCAACAAGATCACCGGTCTGTCGCCCACGCTGGAGAGTTACCGCATTCAGGCCGTCACGCAGGGCGGCGACGCGCTGGGCGAGGTCAGCATCAGTGCCCGCCACGGCGAAACGTTGCTGCACGGTCTGGGCGTCGCTACCGACGTGGTGGAGGCCAGCGCCCGCGCCTGGATCCGTATTCAGAACATGATCGTGGCCGGGATGGGGGCCGAGCGGCGGCAGGGAGAATTTGCGCCGGGGCGGATTTGA